One Octopus sinensis linkage group LG21, ASM634580v1, whole genome shotgun sequence DNA segment encodes these proteins:
- the LOC115222844 gene encoding zinc finger protein 431-like isoform X1, producing MNFHNDIKKEKGNILYQCDICKKSFSYKCNFTTHKLIHTGEKPHHCDICGKSFCRNDELTVHRSIHAKEKRYVCDICGKSFSICFNLTRHKRVHTGEKPYHCDVCDKSFSVNSALGKHKRTHTGERPYQCNICGKSFSGSSNLTTHKLIHTGEKPYHCDICGKSFSQAGQVTSHKCIHTGEKLFHCGVCGNSFAEKCHLKRHISVHRDSS from the coding sequence ATGAATTTCCACAATGATATTAAGAAAGAGAAGGGGAATATATTATATCAGTGTGACATCTGTAAAAAATCATTCTCTTATAAATGTAACTTTACAActcacaaacttattcatacaggagagaagccacatcactgtgatatctgtggtaaatccttctgtcGAAATGATGAGTTAACTGTACACAGAAGTATTCATGCAAAAGAGAAACGATAtgtctgtgatatttgtggtaaatcgttctctatATGCTTTAACTTAACTAGacataaacgtgttcatacaggagagaagccataccactgtgatgtctgtgataaatcattctctgtcaATAGTGCATTAGGTAAACACAAACGgactcatacaggagaaagaccatatcagtgtaatatttgtggtaaatcattctcaggaAGTAGTAATTTGACTACTCACAAActcattcacacaggagagaaaccctatcactgtgacatctgtggtaaatcgttcagTCAAGCTGGTCAGGTCACGTCTCATAAATgcatccatacaggagagaaactatTCCACTGTGGTGTCTGTGGTAATTCATTTGCTGAGAAATGTCATCTAAAGAGACATATCAGTGTTCATCGTGATTCATCATGA